One Leptolyngbya ohadii IS1 genomic window carries:
- a CDS encoding tetratricopeptide repeat protein, with protein MMISLEDAVSACDIALKAESESQLRSACQALGNMLQVSGRFSAAVQWHTWAVAPPENRKEMFARLGALYGQQQRWQEAIVAYQQAVQWDVDYAPAHWSLANLYGQVGDRAAEIYHRERAIQCNPNWATPKHQFDLGNDLMAEQRSEEAIVYYRGSVERHPDFFEAHYNLAVALMQQQNWTEAQAALQRSIELEPNHAPAYYALGQIAQQQEDWQHVLNCFSEAVKRDPNYRLAWSALGEACLKLQEWDGAIEAYQQAIQLGADSAWTYHNLGYALFKQQQFDSAITWLQRAIEVNPQPWFYLHWAEIEIQRQDWRTATEVLLTAVQLQPDLDALYSPLGRSLRHWLKQDGDRTDVIVESLLQPESRQVEFYCAIAQSLIAYQQYEGAALFYRLAVAQDASLEPQLQQVQMQQNYLNHKIADLYWTIDQFPQADDGYTRLAHLLADQGEMEAAIALHRKALGCKGWQKAIERQYVFTRDWFTHNIPIWTEQLREWVDRSSLRALEIGCFEGMASCWLLDHVLTATDARLVCVDRYLQENFLTNIDRATIHPANGVQKVVRHWGDSHRVLPRLESASFDLIYVSGDPRASHIQKDGELSWNLLKPNGLLIFDYYGWVNQEPIDQRSSLGIDAFIDSMGSVIEVLHRGYQVIVRKREG; from the coding sequence ATGATGATTTCCTTAGAGGACGCAGTTTCCGCCTGTGATATCGCCCTGAAAGCCGAATCGGAATCGCAGCTCCGGTCTGCCTGCCAAGCGCTGGGCAATATGCTGCAAGTGTCAGGGCGCTTTTCTGCGGCGGTGCAGTGGCATACCTGGGCAGTGGCTCCCCCCGAAAACCGGAAGGAAATGTTTGCCCGGCTGGGTGCCCTCTATGGACAGCAGCAGCGCTGGCAGGAAGCGATCGTCGCCTATCAGCAGGCAGTTCAGTGGGATGTGGACTACGCCCCGGCTCACTGGAGTCTTGCCAATCTTTACGGGCAGGTGGGCGATCGGGCAGCAGAGATCTACCATCGGGAGCGGGCGATCCAGTGCAATCCCAACTGGGCAACCCCCAAGCATCAGTTTGATCTGGGCAATGATCTGATGGCGGAGCAGCGATCGGAAGAGGCGATCGTCTATTACCGGGGGTCGGTGGAGCGCCATCCTGATTTCTTCGAGGCACACTACAATCTGGCGGTTGCCCTGATGCAGCAGCAAAACTGGACAGAAGCACAGGCAGCCCTTCAGCGATCGATTGAGCTAGAGCCAAATCACGCGCCTGCCTATTACGCCCTCGGACAAATTGCCCAGCAGCAGGAGGACTGGCAGCATGTTCTGAATTGCTTCTCGGAAGCGGTTAAGCGCGATCCAAACTATCGGCTGGCATGGTCTGCCCTGGGGGAAGCCTGTTTGAAATTGCAGGAATGGGATGGGGCGATCGAGGCGTATCAGCAGGCAATTCAACTGGGCGCGGATTCTGCCTGGACGTATCACAATCTGGGCTATGCCCTGTTTAAGCAGCAGCAGTTTGATTCGGCAATAACCTGGCTTCAGCGGGCGATCGAAGTCAATCCGCAGCCGTGGTTTTATCTGCATTGGGCAGAGATTGAGATTCAGCGGCAGGACTGGCGGACGGCAACCGAGGTGCTGCTCACGGCAGTTCAGCTCCAGCCGGATTTGGATGCGCTCTATTCCCCCCTGGGACGATCGCTGCGTCATTGGCTGAAACAGGACGGCGATCGAACCGATGTAATTGTGGAAAGTTTGCTTCAGCCTGAATCTCGGCAGGTTGAGTTTTATTGTGCGATCGCTCAATCCCTGATCGCCTACCAACAGTACGAAGGGGCAGCGCTGTTTTATCGGCTAGCCGTGGCGCAGGATGCCTCTCTGGAACCGCAGCTCCAGCAGGTTCAGATGCAGCAGAACTATTTGAACCACAAAATCGCGGATCTCTATTGGACGATCGATCAGTTTCCGCAGGCGGACGATGGCTATACGCGGCTTGCCCACCTGTTGGCAGATCAGGGAGAGATGGAGGCGGCGATCGCACTGCACCGAAAAGCGTTGGGCTGTAAGGGCTGGCAAAAGGCGATCGAGCGGCAGTATGTCTTTACCCGCGATTGGTTTACCCACAATATTCCAATCTGGACAGAACAGTTGCGGGAATGGGTCGATCGCTCCTCTTTGCGGGCACTGGAAATCGGCTGTTTTGAGGGAATGGCGTCCTGCTGGCTGCTGGATCATGTGCTGACTGCGACGGATGCGCGGCTCGTCTGTGTCGATCGCTATTTGCAGGAGAATTTTCTCACCAACATTGATCGCGCCACTATTCATCCCGCCAATGGGGTGCAGAAGGTTGTCCGGCACTGGGGGGACTCCCATCGGGTGCTGCCGCGCTTGGAATCAGCCAGTTTTGACCTCATCTATGTCAGCGGCGACCCACGAGCCAGCCATATTCAAAAAGACGGTGAACTGTCCTGGAATCTCTTAAAGCCGAATGGTCTGCTGATTTTTGACTACTACGGCTGGGTGAATCAGGAGCCGATCGATCAGCGATCGAGTCTGGGAATTGACGCCTTTATTGATTCAATGGGGTCTGTGATCGAGGTGTTGCATCGGGGTTATCAGGTCATTGTGCGGAAGCGGGAGGGCTAA
- a CDS encoding tetratricopeptide repeat protein translates to MNLPNPVVQSSAVPNSVIPSSVVSNSVGQPLPAEHSLEAAIEAIEQGQLLCEQKRWQEVTLLCRQALQMLEPGTATAYRLLGWALQEQGNLAEAEIFYRKAIELQPTAAETQARLGSLYAAQARWTEAIFCYERAIELDGDFVGAYLKLGEALQQQGNPAQAALNFYQAFRRQPGLVSAHELLQLGNTLREQDNPEAAIGSYRLALSQDKQLLSAWVGLIETLQQQGRTQEAIASYYQAIALHPDQAHLYAKLGNLLADRGQGTEAIGLHQRAIKLWGWQQGDRYQFTYDWFTHNLPHWWEILQPYVHQPNLHFLEIGSFEGMATCWLLDHVLTHPSAKLTTIDPSYSPRFDYNLSQTASGDRVNKLIGSSHDLLPALPAAGFEVIYIDGCHLAKHVEQDAQLAWMLLKSGGLLIFDDYLWSDPQFPQDDPRLGIDAFLAAVPDRFERVHQGYQLVIRKCGSSRID, encoded by the coding sequence ATGAATCTGCCAAATCCGGTGGTGCAAAGTTCTGCTGTTCCAAATTCTGTTATTCCAAGTTCTGTCGTTTCAAATTCTGTCGGGCAACCCTTACCGGCTGAACACTCGCTAGAAGCGGCGATCGAAGCGATCGAACAGGGGCAGCTTTTGTGCGAACAGAAGCGCTGGCAGGAGGTTACACTGCTCTGTCGGCAGGCACTCCAGATGCTTGAACCGGGGACAGCAACCGCCTATCGCCTGTTAGGGTGGGCACTTCAGGAGCAGGGCAATCTGGCAGAAGCAGAAATCTTCTACAGGAAGGCGATCGAACTCCAGCCTACAGCAGCGGAAACCCAGGCGCGATTGGGCAGTCTCTATGCGGCTCAGGCTCGCTGGACGGAGGCAATTTTCTGCTATGAGCGGGCGATCGAACTCGACGGGGATTTTGTGGGGGCATATCTGAAGCTGGGCGAAGCGTTGCAGCAGCAGGGCAATCCAGCCCAGGCAGCGCTAAATTTTTATCAGGCATTTCGGCGACAGCCGGGTTTAGTGTCTGCCCACGAACTGCTTCAGCTCGGCAATACGCTCCGAGAACAGGATAATCCGGAAGCGGCGATTGGTTCCTATCGGCTGGCGCTCTCGCAGGATAAGCAGCTCTTGTCCGCCTGGGTGGGGCTGATTGAAACCCTCCAGCAGCAGGGAAGAACTCAGGAAGCGATCGCCTCCTACTATCAGGCAATTGCCCTTCATCCCGACCAGGCGCACCTTTACGCAAAGCTGGGAAATTTGCTGGCGGATCGGGGTCAGGGGACAGAGGCGATCGGACTGCATCAGCGGGCAATCAAACTGTGGGGCTGGCAGCAGGGCGATCGCTATCAGTTCACTTACGACTGGTTTACCCACAATCTGCCTCACTGGTGGGAGATTTTGCAGCCCTACGTCCATCAGCCCAATCTGCACTTCCTTGAAATCGGCAGCTTTGAGGGGATGGCAACCTGCTGGCTGCTCGACCATGTTCTTACCCATCCCTCGGCGAAATTAACGACGATCGATCCGTCCTACTCGCCCCGGTTTGATTACAATCTGTCGCAAACAGCAAGCGGTGACAGGGTGAATAAGCTGATCGGCAGTTCCCATGATTTGTTGCCTGCGCTACCTGCTGCGGGGTTTGAAGTGATCTACATTGATGGCTGTCATCTGGCAAAGCACGTTGAACAGGATGCCCAACTCGCCTGGATGCTGCTGAAGTCGGGAGGTTTGCTCATCTTCGATGATTATCTGTGGAGCGATCCACAGTTTCCCCAGGATGATCCGCGTCTGGGAATTGATGCCTTTCTTGCCGCCGTGCCCGATCGCTTTGAGCGAGTTCATCAGGGATATCAACTCGTTATTCGCAAATGCGGTTCCTCTCGCATCGACTGA